The DNA region AGGAAGTCGCGCCGCCACTGTCGCCAGCCGCAAGACAAGTGTTGGTCGATTGTCCGCAGCTCTCGTCCGTCCTCGCAGAACGCGTGATCGCCCAGGCGCGTCCGCTGGAGTTACAGCAAATTACCCTGCAGCGACGTTTGCCGTTGCGCTTGCGAACGCTGGCGCGCGAAGTGCAATTCGAACTGCAATCGGTCCGGGCGGCGCAAGGCTTGCAACTCGAAACACTGAGCAACATCGACAGCGAACGTCTGATTCTCGGGACTTTGCGTCACTACAGTGACACCTTCGGAGCCCTACGGATTGAAGTCCGCGAAGGCACTTTCGATGGCGAACTGCGCTGCAGCGCCGGTGCCGAGTCAGCTGAACAGGTTCGAGTACTGGTGCGTATCGCGACAGACCGCTATCAAGTGCGCGATGGCGAAAACCGCCCCATTCACGACACGAGTGGTCTGTATGAAGCGATCCTCCACGCTATCGACAAGGACGGCGGCAGTGTCCTGGGTTATCAGCCCAGCGAAATCGAACCATTCAAACAATGGATCATCGCCAAGACCACGGCACCGAGTGAGCGCCGCACACTGCTCGCCAGCCCACCGATCCGCCCGGTGGTCGAACAGGGCACATTGTTCTTGGTACGCGGCGCGGGCTTGACCAAAAATGCCGCCACCTTGCAGGAGCGCATCGAGGATTTGCATCCGCATTTCAGCCCGCATGAGATCAACGTATTCGCTGAAGCCCTGACCGAGCAAGGCGAACCGCTCAAAGCCATTGAAACTCACGCAAAGGATCTCGACGAACTGCGCAACATCGTTCATCGCTGGCGCTACCAGCAGCCAGAGACCTGGGGGCCGCACAGTCAGAGCTTTCGCGACCAGGGTGGACTGCATATTTACGAACGTTTGCTCGACTGTTTCGAGCGCAAGAACGAAGACCTCGGCAATCGCGCAGACCCAGCCTCCTATAGCCTCGACCTCTCGCGGGAAATGCTTTCACTGGATCTGCAAACCTGGTGGGCAAAGCGCCCGGTGCTGAAGAAATTTCTCGATAAAGTCACCATACTGAAACTCGACAACACGCGGTTTGCCACTGACCCGAGCAGCCTGCTCAAAGACTTCCCGAACCTGCTCGAACTCAGTGCCAAAGGTTGTGAACTGACACGTTTGCCCGACCAGATAGGCGCTTCGGTACGTCGGCTGGAACGCCTTCGCTTGAGCGATAACCGGATCGTTCTGGATCCCGCCGCCGTCGCGCGCCTGCGCAGCCTGACTTATCTGGAAGTGTTGAAACTGGACGACAACCCATTGCACCTGTCGCCCGACCTCACACGCATGCCTCGCCTCAAGGTCATCACGCTGAGGAATACCGGAATGACCACGTGGCCCGAAGGAGCGCTGGCCAAACCCCGGCCGCGTGGTTTTCTCCTCGACCTGCGCGGCAATCCGCTTTCCCGGTTGCCCGAAGTGGCGACGGGGTCCGATGCCCAATGGCTGGTGGCGCGCACGCGACTGGACGTCGTCGGACTGTCGGAGGTCAACCAGTTGCGCTATCAGGCTCATCGGCGCGCGATGGCCTTGCCCCCCGAACCTCTCACACCGCTGGGTCAGGCAGAAAACACTTCGATCATCTCAACCTACGGCGCCGACTATTGGGGCGACGTGCCGGGCTGGGGTCTCAACCGCGAAACGCCCTGGGCTGAACTGGTCGAAGAACCTGCCGCGCAACCGTTCATGGCGACTTTATTGAGCGTGCGCGACTTCGCCGACTACCGCGCCGGAGGGGCAGTCCGCGATCAATTGATGCAGCGTGTCTGGCGCATGCTCGACGCCGTGCATGTCGACAGCCGTCTGCGCGAAAAACTGTTCACCATGGTGGTCGCACCGGTGGATTGCGCCGATGCCGGAGCACAATTGTTCAATCACATGGGCATCAACGTCCTGGCTTTCGAGGCACATGCCTACTCCATCGATCCGGCAGAGCTTGAGCTGAAACTGGTCACACTGGCCAAAGGCGCGGCGCGGCTGGAGCATGTCAACGAGATTGCCCGGGCCGATGTCGCAAGCCGTGGCGGCAATCCCGATGACGTCGAAGTCTATCTGGCGTATCAGACCGGACTGGCCAAACGCCTGAGTCTGCCCTGGCAGTCCGAAGGCATGCTCTACCGGCCGGTGTCCGGTGTTTCGGATGCGATGATTGATCAGGCGTACGGCACCGTGCTGGCGCTGGGTGAGGGCGACGGCCTGGTAAACGCCATGCTCGAACTCGACTTCTGGGCGCAGTACCTGCGTGACAAATACCCAGTGCGCAGCGAAAGCAACAAGCGCCTGTATCAGGCCAGGTATGAGCAGCTCGAAAGCCTGCGCGAAAACCAGCGTCAATGGGTTGAGTCAACCTCGGACGATGACCGCGCAACGCTGCGGGAACAACTCAATCTGTTGCTCCACGAACTCACGGTTCCACCGACCGTGGTGTTCGATGAGGCGCCCATCAGTGACAGCGTGTTCGACCGTCTGCTGATCGATCTGGGCGACGATGAAAAAGAGCTGGCGCGACGTCTGACCCGGGAAGCGTTAAAGCGCGCCGGACTTTGATTCTGACGTAAGGATTGCGGGCCTGTTCATTGAGCCGGACAGGCCCGCAAGCTCAGGGCGCCGCCGCATTGAATATCAGGTGCACGTTGCCGTAATAATTTCCCGATTTGTAGCCACCGGCGGGCACGATCGGCTGAATATCCAGCACGTAACGCCCTCCGGCCCT from Pseudomonas helmanticensis includes:
- a CDS encoding dermonecrotic toxin domain-containing protein is translated as MPLTPLPGRPTAPLSLMPADVSVHYETIKKALPAWLLCSNAARIKQLKARRATLAQWHRETSPDDHQRLKNDLQLAWKSQNGIDSALSNLQDVYAFAKPLLQEALQQRFAVEDDVEQTWLRLYAPANTSWWTHDFAAGTNSRTVSLLDAALHNFASDEFFSKDSEFITRPDANGHFSVRQLKHKLTVEQFKSLCRELDLGARYEEHLHAFLLPSDGVAKQVLRHKVVLSQKSALNVAARMALMKKDITEDAYNLVKGMLDDRRNLQWRGQPVGYYNLALMDVTLTGIVLIIPDTRSAKIPVPIIAYVPHDPEHPLRQYASALDFMSELTRQLRDKSSPESYQTFFSQFINQQQRGHFFSRLNERLSQVKWQPAPAGSNAPSWRDTPVDNPNLQFSLLRFQDDRETRFNGDLWSYLYRQKLNKILNDAAEIAISTAYADRMARWAWWDNLEKILSDIFNAALLVITPFVPLVGELMLAYTAYQLLDSAFEGVVDMAEGHFAEAGEQAIGILESIVQFGAFAAAATLGGVARLKLSSFIEGMKPVQLADGKTRLWNPDLTPYRLPEDTLPTTATPDAQGLYSVGDKQLLRLDDHLFQVKQDPLTGEHRIRHPQRPRAYSPTLQNNARGAWVCETENPRQWSAAQLMRRVVHGTEGSSDAQLEQIRLFTGTEENMLRHMHVENTQPPPLLLDTLIHLGMAPEEVAPPLSPAARQVLVDCPQLSSVLAERVIAQARPLELQQITLQRRLPLRLRTLAREVQFELQSVRAAQGLQLETLSNIDSERLILGTLRHYSDTFGALRIEVREGTFDGELRCSAGAESAEQVRVLVRIATDRYQVRDGENRPIHDTSGLYEAILHAIDKDGGSVLGYQPSEIEPFKQWIIAKTTAPSERRTLLASPPIRPVVEQGTLFLVRGAGLTKNAATLQERIEDLHPHFSPHEINVFAEALTEQGEPLKAIETHAKDLDELRNIVHRWRYQQPETWGPHSQSFRDQGGLHIYERLLDCFERKNEDLGNRADPASYSLDLSREMLSLDLQTWWAKRPVLKKFLDKVTILKLDNTRFATDPSSLLKDFPNLLELSAKGCELTRLPDQIGASVRRLERLRLSDNRIVLDPAAVARLRSLTYLEVLKLDDNPLHLSPDLTRMPRLKVITLRNTGMTTWPEGALAKPRPRGFLLDLRGNPLSRLPEVATGSDAQWLVARTRLDVVGLSEVNQLRYQAHRRAMALPPEPLTPLGQAENTSIISTYGADYWGDVPGWGLNRETPWAELVEEPAAQPFMATLLSVRDFADYRAGGAVRDQLMQRVWRMLDAVHVDSRLREKLFTMVVAPVDCADAGAQLFNHMGINVLAFEAHAYSIDPAELELKLVTLAKGAARLEHVNEIARADVASRGGNPDDVEVYLAYQTGLAKRLSLPWQSEGMLYRPVSGVSDAMIDQAYGTVLALGEGDGLVNAMLELDFWAQYLRDKYPVRSESNKRLYQARYEQLESLRENQRQWVESTSDDDRATLREQLNLLLHELTVPPTVVFDEAPISDSVFDRLLIDLGDDEKELARRLTREALKRAGL